A genome region from Anolis carolinensis isolate JA03-04 chromosome 6, rAnoCar3.1.pri, whole genome shotgun sequence includes the following:
- the cldn12 gene encoding claudin-12, with protein sequence MGCRDVHAATVLAFLSGTAALSGLIAAALLPNWRQMRLYTFNKNEKNVTVYTGLWIKCVRADGSKDCVIYDTEWYTAIDQLDLRVLQLALPISMLTTVLALFLCLIGMCNTAFVSTVPNIKQARCIINSAGCHLVAGLFFLLACVICLTPSIWVIFHNQVMNKKYEPVFSFDISVYIAIASAGGLLFTAILLFLWYCACKALPSPFWQPLYSHAPSVHSYASQPYSARSRHSAIEIDIPVVTHAT encoded by the coding sequence ATGGGCTGCCGTGATGTCCATGCCGCAACAGTCCTGGCCTTCCTTTCTGGAACAGCTGCCTTATCGGGACTCATCGCTGCCGCTCTGCTTCCAAACTGGAGACAAATGCGACTTTATACCTtcaacaaaaatgaaaagaatgtGACAGTGTACACCGGGCTCTGGATTAAGTGTGTCCGAGCCGATGGGAGCAAAGACTGTGTCATCTATGACACCGAATGGTACACCGCAATCGATCAGCTGGATTTGCGTGTCCTCCAGCTTGCTCTCCCCATAAGCATGCTCACTACTGTCCTGGCTCTGTTTCTCTGTCTGATTGGCATGTGCAACACAGCCTTTGTTTCCACGGTGCCCAACATCAAACAAGCCAGATGCATTATAAACAGCGCAGGCTGCCATCTTGTGGCTGGCCTCTTCTTTCTCCTGGCATGTGTCATTTGCTTGACGCCATCTATTTGGGTCATCTTTCACAATCAAGTAATGAACAAGAAATACGAACCTGTTTTCAGCTTTGATATCTCAGTGTACATTGCTATTGCCAGTGCGGGAGGTTTATTGTTCACCGCCATTCTCTTGTTCCTCTGGTATTGTGCCTGTAAAGCCCTACCTTCCCCATTCTGGCAGCCTCTATATTCGCATGCGCCTAGTGTGCATAGCTATGCTTCCCAACCCTATTCTGCACGATCGCGCCACTCTGCCATTGAAATTGACATCCCTGTTGTTACACACGCTACTTAA